The following is a genomic window from Pyricularia oryzae 70-15 chromosome 5, whole genome shotgun sequence.
CTTAAGAATCCGTATATCAAGTGGCGAAAGGTAGAGATGTGGCTGCGAAGTGTAAAAGTGAAAGTCAGGTTCCCGTTTCTGGGAACCAGACCCACCATCGCTTGGCGAAGTCAAGGCAGCTTCCGGTCCgcccagctccgcaactTTTTCCTTGGCACCATTGATGCTCTTGATGGCGCGCTGCGTCCACTCATTATCCTGATGGAACATGAGCTCGTCCTCCTTCTCCTGCAGCAGCAAGGCTGCAATCTCCTCGTCGTACTGCTCAGACATGTATTGTCCTGTCCCTTTGATGATACGGGCATAGTCCATGATATTGGCAGCAAAATGCCACGGAACATCCTGGCCGACGTTCAGGATGTCTAGGCTCGTTCCTTTGGGTAAGGCAAGCGTTGAGCCCGACTGCCGCACCATGAGCCGCAGAATCACATCATCTCCCGGCCGCGGCAATGGGCTCTCCTGACCAGCATAGAACCGCACCGGTCTGACCTCGTAGATGTAGATGCTATCCTCGCATATGGGGCACTTCTTCCATTTAGGTCGCCTGTCCGCCCCAGTCCCGGGCGTAGCTACGTCGTCGCTTGAAGACGAGTGCATGAATCTCAATATGCATGGCAGGCAGAAAATGTGCCCGCACTTAGCCATGCGTGGTGCCACCGGCTCCGACAGGCAGATCGGGCACTGAGTGGACTGCGACTCCGACGAGGCAATGACCTGCAGGACGTCGCCCCACTCGAGACGCTCGTCGGCATTGGCAGCCTGCTTCCGATAGTCACCCCTGGGCGAGACGACGAATCGGTAGTTGGCGTGCACGTAGCGAGCTTTGTCCCCGGCATGATGGCCCGACCCGGGGCCCCAGGTGGGATTTCGGCGGTACGACCTGGAGGATGAGTGGTGGTGAGAGCGGTATTCTGAGTAGGGACGTGGCGGCAGGGTGTAATCGAGTAGGTGCGTTATCGAGGTCTGGCCCCTCCTGCTGGATGCGTTGCGGACGGCTCGTAGCTCGGCcatgtcgtcatcgtcgagtTCGTGGATTTCGTCACGCGTCAGGGGTCGCCGCGAATTCCGGTGC
Proteins encoded in this region:
- a CDS encoding RING-15 protein, encoding MNSASGLGKQPPSNPTAPPQAHSSATPSNAASSEPGRRPIQIPQPAAAPRKGQGHKKQHRNSRRPLTRDEIHELDDDDMAELRAVRNASSRRGQTSITHLLDYTLPPRPYSEYRSHHHSSSRSYRRNPTWGPGSGHHAGDKARYVHANYRFVVSPRGDYRKQAANADERLEWGDVLQVIASSESQSTQCPICLSEPVAPRMAKCGHIFCLPCILRFMHSSSSDDVATPGTGADRRPKWKKCPICEDSIYIYEVRPVRFYAGQESPLPRPGDDVILRLMVRQSGSTLALPKGTSLDILNVGQDVPWHFAANIMDYARIIKGTGQYMSEQYDEEIAALLLQEKEDELMFHQDNEWTQRAIKSINGAKEKVAELGGPEAALTSPSDGGSGSQKREPDFHFYTSQPHLYLSPLDIRILKTQFGTFSSFPSTFLPRVEHISTGHALDEETRNRAKYLGHLPLGCNISFLECDWTDIVPAEILERYSTEIERRRKRNRDKAAQEERERQQADRLEAAAMRGARRTLMMPATEEEVRIRFGGEQVVNPDDFIPLGGSTPPNPRKGFAQLAGVSTSPSSSRTVWGTPALPPSSSLDEASASVPQRPLDDGWLKDDVFLESLSAADVAAQMAALGVDDGSAGPAVGSSNNSGAAAGGGGAKKKKKQKITLMSTGGRRGN